DNA sequence from the Oryza brachyantha chromosome 5, ObraRS2, whole genome shotgun sequence genome:
CGACTGCAGCAACTGCGTCGACAACTACCTGCGGAGCGGCGACCTGGCCTTCCACCTCGCCAGGGGCGGCCTCCGCCCCTACGCCTGGTGGGCCTACTGGCTGGTGAAGAAGGCGGTCGACCAGCACAGGGCGGCCCTCCGGCTGCGCGAGCTCAGGGACCGTGTCAGCGACGTCGGCAAGCGGCGGCTGAGGTACGGCGTCGAGATCCCCGGAAAGGCGGCCGGGGGCGGGGCCTCGGGCTCCTCCACGGCGGCGCAAACCCTGCCATCGTCTCAAGGCCGTGGCGCACCGCCTGCGGTCGTCGcagacgaagacgacgacgacgacaacacTCAGTATCAGGTGGCGGCTGCCGTGGCCGGCAGCGCTCCTGATCCCCGTCGAACCGCTCTGGAGCCTCGCACCCTGGAGGACTTTTGCGCCGAGAAGGTCGCCACCTGGGTCAGCAAGGAGGCCGAACaaacgcagcagcagcactcgATACCGTCCATCGCCATTGTTGCACCGGACGACGCAgacgcctccgcctccgccgcgcaaGCGGCGTTCGACTGGGCGGCCACCCATTTCGACAGGAGCGTCTCCATCGACCTCCAGGCGCTGCACTACTCATGGGAACTCCCGCTGCTACCGCGGGACATCCTCTGCAACATCTTGCTCGAATATCAATGCAGCCATCAGGGCAGCACCACCGCCACAGATGAAGCCAAGGATGGCGACCGCATTCGACAGAAAGCGCTTGAAGACAGACTGAGCATCAGCGACGAAATATGGGAGAAGGCTGACGTAGTGGATGTCTCCGACAAGATCGAGCAGGTCATGGCCAAGATCGAAGAGGTCGCCGGTGCAACGGCTCAGCTCCTCGACAGCAAGAAGCAGCGATCAGAGAGATCCCccgctgctgcagctgcaggagGTGGCATCTCGTTGGATGATCCCCTGGGCGTGCTCTACCAGGCGATGTGCCTCATCGCGTACGACAAGATGAACCCCCACATGCTGGAGATACCATCGGACGAGATCATGCAAGAGACGGCCATGCTGCTCGAGAAACACATGAAATCTGTCAGGCCTGAGCCCCCGATCCAGCTTGCTTCTGCTCAGTACCAGCACGTCCTGCAGAAGGTGTTCAGCCAGCAGCCCACACAGCAGCAGTCTGATGAAGCCAACAACAGTGCTGCTGCTACCACATTGGGTGAGGATCGCATCAGACAAATCCTCAAGAACCACGAGACTACACTAGACAACCACAAGGCTACACTGGGCATCATCCGGGAGCTGCTGCTTCGCCGGCCGCAGCTTCCGGAAGGCAACGGCGACTCGATCGATGAACAAGCCGGAGCTGGCCATGTCCTGCTGCTGGATTCTGACCCTGGTCAGAATAGTTCTACCGATGTTGATGCCACGAGACAGGAGGATCAGAATCCCAAGGATCAGATCAGGGAGAAATTTGCCGCTGCTACAGTCGAAGAAACCAAGGAGAAGGTCATGGAGATGGCGTGGGAGATTCGTGGCGCGCTGCGGATCAAAGGGATAGTGGACAAGATCGACGTGATCCTGGAGAGCAAAAGGACGCTGTTCATCCTCATTGATGATGGCAAGTACATGTCCGAGTGGGAGGAGATCAGACATGCGTTGAGCCTGTTGGCTTGTTGCGCCAATGGCAGTGCGGTGATAGTGGTCACGAAGAACAGCGACAAGGCCAGAGAGTTTTGTTCTAAACCATCGGAGCCCATAAACTACTCCCTTGTTGGTCTCTACCATGACATTCTGCTCAAGGTTACAAGCCGAAGGAGGAGCAatgaaggcggcggcgacaacaACTCCCAGATCTTCCGTGAAATACTGGACAAGTGTGATCCAGACGAGTTCTGCATGAGGATGTTCGCTCATGCGTTGTACGTGAATCCCAACAGGAGCAGCGAAGAGCTGCGCAGGCTGTGCGCATCCCTGCAGCAGGTTCCCAAGAACAACTCATTGGCCACTCATGCTGCCAATGCCAAGACGATCTTCAAGTTCTCCTACAGAGATCTGCCAAGGGAGCACAAGACATGCTTGCTGTACCTGGCCATCTTCCCTCGAGGTCACAGCATCAGGCGGTCGACCTTGGTCGAGCGATGGGCTATAGAGGAAGTGATCACGAGGGAGGATTGGCCCACCGTTGTGCGCCACGCGAAACGATGCCTCGAAGCTCTCGTCGACCGGCTGCTTGTCTTGCCCGTGGAGCTCAGCAGCACAGGAAAGGCCAAGAGCTGCATGGTAGATGGTTTAGTCCATGAATTCATCAGCAAGATCGCCGGCAAAGAGCACATCCTGGACGCTCGCCTGTCACAGCTCCGGGCTCGGCACTTCTCCACCTTCAGTGGTCTTCGACTCCGTGCCTCTGATAGCATCGACTCGGTTCTGCAGAAGCTCACTAAATATTTACCCAAGCTGCGGCTGCTCAAGCTGCTGGATCTGCAAGGCTGCCGTTGCTTGAGAAAGAGCCACCTGAGGGACATCTGCAGCGTGATATTGCGCCTCAAGTATCTAAGCCTGAGGGGAACATATGCTGATGATCTGCCTCGTGAAATCAACAACCTCACCGAGCTAGAGGTATTGGATATCCGTCAAACCAAAGTGCCTGAGAGTGCGACAAGAAGTATAATTCTCGAAAAGCTGAGGCGCCTACTTGCTGGTGGCCAAATTGATCCAAGCACAAGTCGTGAGGTTGATATGCCATTATGCTCAGCTGTCCAAATCCCACGCAAAATCAGCAAGATGGAAAACATGGAAGTACTGTCCAACGTGATGGCATACTCAAAGGATGGAGCTGAGTTGAAAGTGATTAGAAAGCTAGGGCAGCTGAGGAAGCTTGGTGTGGTTCTCAATAACAACAGAGAGCACCTTAGAAATCTGCTCTGGGCTATCAGTGACCTGAAAGAATGCCTGCATTCTCTTTCGGTCAGCATACTTCCATCTGCAGATGAGGGTACGACTCCTCCCGACGAACATCTGCTGGACCATGACTTCCACGAGCAGTTGACACAACCCCCCAAGGTTCTTGAGAGCTTAAGCATTGACGGATTCACAGATATCGTGGAACTGCTCACACTGTTTGCTCAAGGCAGTGATGAACTTACCAAGGTAACTCTACGTCGCACCTTGTTGACAAAAGGAAATCTGATCCACATCGCCTTGCTTCCCAAATTAAGCTGCGTCAGGCTCCGATATGATGCATACAAGGAGACCAATCTCACATTTGGGAAGAAAGAATTCTCACATCTCAAGAATCTTGTTGTTGAGTTGGTCCATCGGACTGACATGATCGAGTTTGAAAAGGGAGCCACTCCAGAGCTTGAGAAGATCGTGCTATTCCGCACCGAAATAAAGAAGCTCCGTGGGGTCGGTGCCCTTCCAAATCTGAAGGAGCTCGAGTTGAAGGAAAATAGGCTTCTTGTTGTAGAGCCTGAATATGGACCAATTTCTTCTGACCCAGCTAAGCTTGATCAAGATGGAACAGCTTCTGCTGAGACAGCTATACCTAAAGATGGAACAACTTCTAGGGAGCCAACTAACGAGATCACGAAGCTTACCTTCAAGAAGGAAGAATTCCAGCATCTCAAGTGCTTTCTTATCGAGGGTCCCATCATGCAGATTGTCATCCAATTTGATGGCGGATCAGCTCCTGAGCTCGAGAAGATTGTCTTCTACAACACCAACATAGAGTCTCTCGTTGGAGTAAGCAACCTTGTAAAACTGAGGGAGATTGACTTGAAGGGTAATAGGACCATTCTTTCATTATTTGACTCTGCCAATCATATCGCCAAGGTAACTCTTGCTCATACCCACCTTAAGCAAGCTGATCTGCAAAATCTTGCGAAGAAACCAAAATTGTGCTGGTTAGTTCTCTTGGACAATTCTTACGATGACAGCCAGCTTACCTTCAACAAAGATGAGTTCCCTTTCCCCAAGCTCAAGTACCTTATTGTCAACTGCACAAGCATATCCAGCATCAACTTCGCCAAGGAATCTGCCTGTAAGCTTGAGAGGATGATCTGGTCCTTCACCGAGCTGGAATCTCTCTCCGGCATTGACAACCTTCCGGAGTTGAAGGAGATCGAGTTGAACGGTGAAAGTGTCCCTGATCAGGTGAGAAGCGACACTAATGCACACGACGTGAAACTTATAAACCACAAGCCACAGCAGCGTCAGGACAGagcacaagaagaagaaggggcGCCACAAGCAAAGAAAAAGGCTTCAATCTTCTCCAACTTTCCAAAGCATGGGTTGTGCCATCTGATTCCATGAACTGTTTAGCACagaagctatatatatatatagctaagtGTGCTCATGTTGTGTTTGGGTTTAATCTGTTCAGGATGCTCACATCTCTGGATGGATATGAGTGTCCATGTCTTGAGTGAGTGGTGTCTGAGAATAAGGGCACATATGGTTGTGCACATGTTGTTGTCCGTTGAATTGGAGTGTGTGATGTGTGTGGCTTTCCTCTGGACCATAAGGTATATATGGCTCCATGTAAAAGTGTGAGACCTTAATTAATTGTCAATGTAATAGTTGTGTGAAAGTGGATTAATAATACTGTATGTTTTATCGTAAAAGCTAtcgtgtgcgtgtgtgttttCATCGACGCGCCTATGAGCCGTCCGACCGGTCAGTAAAGGCTGGGGTGCTTAGGTTGTTGTCCGAGAGGCGAGTGAGAGCTTGCGGTGCTATCCGAGAGATCCAAGCAAATAGGGCCCGCATGTCATCCAATACTAGGGTGTGCTGCTTGAAATCAGGGACCACGTGAGAGATATGGAGAGCGACTTCTCCCCTCAAATCTGGACACTGGAGATGTTTTTTTCGAAAACGTAAGTGAATTGTGTATCATTACATTaagggaaagaaaataaagaaacataCAAAATAGGAGAACCAAAGTTTTCCTAAACACCCAACTCAACCGCCCCGGTTTGCTTGTCTAAGAAGTTTCTGTAGGGCAGATGTTCCCGCTAAACACCAAAGGTTTTTCTCGTTATCGACCACCTATAGGACCATCGGCCCATTAGGATTGGTGGCATTGAAAACGCAGTCATTGCAATGATTCTAAATTTTCCAGGCTACTAGCTAGGATAACCAATGATTTAAGCCCTTGTTCACTTCCTTTGGCCGATCTCTAGCGGCTTTACACCACCATCTCAGAAAACGATTGTCTGAGGGTTGAGGCGCTGCTGGACACTGGAGATGTGTTCCTGCCAAagaaagaacatttttttttgttttgtgctaTACAATTTGGATGGATTGATTCATGTGAACATGTTTTGTAGGAGTAGTTgttaatttttgtttctggAATCATATAACCTGAATCCATCAACCAGACAGAAAGGTTGTTGGATGTCGCCGAATCAGTAGTTTTTCGGAAGGCAATTTGTCAAATATCTTGAATCATGTAATATGTGAAATAACAATTAATGTTGCTCTTGAATGGGCAGCAGTTTATGGATCTCTAGTTGGAAAAGAGCATTGCTTCACTGATTATTCTTTATTGTACAATATACCTCAATGACAAGTTTCAGATTTGTGTTTACTAGTATAAACAAGTAATTATTTAAGAGCCgcacaaaatcaaataaattttaaacctaACTTTACGTGCTACTGAAaagtaacttttatatgttctaaaagtaacttttctgtataattttataatggtTTCAAGCACTAAGCATTTGTGATGAATTATACCTAACCTTCAAACTGAACGATTTGAGTTTTAAGACCTTAAGTTTGTGCATGTTATTGTACCTTCTTTGGATATGTGTTTGCTAGTACAAAAATGCACgtttaaaatatacaaaatgagCAAAGTTTTACAAATTTCAAAAGTTACTTGCGTACTACTAGTACTGTGaagtaacttttatatagttcaAAAGTAATTATTGTTTCAAGTACTAATGTTCCCTGATGATGTACATAATTTTTCAACTAAAATGATTTGGGTATTGGAACATTAAGTATCTTCATGTAATTATACCTACCTCAGATACGTATTTGCcagtataaataaataatcactTAAGAGATACAAAATGAGTGTAAGTTCAgcaaattttaaaagtaatgTGTGTATTACTCGGATGTAACTTTTAATTTTCCAAAAGTAACTTTCTGTATATTTGTTTCCCATATTAAGCTTTTGTGATTGATTGTACGTAACTTTACCAAAAGGATTGGAGTATTTTAAacctttgaattttgaatattaTTATACCTGCATCATATGCATATTTGCTAgtataaacaaataatcatTTAAGAGATGTAAAATTAACGtgagttatcaaattttaaaagtaacttttatatgtttcaAAAGTGACTTTCTGTATAATTGTTTGAAGTACTTAACTTCTGCCATGGATTATATGTAATTCTTGGACTAATATGATTTGCGTACTGGAATCGCATGTTTTTACATGTTATTAGGCCTTAGATATGTGGTTGCTAGTATACACAAATAAGCATGTAAGAGATGTAAAATGAGGATAACTTAAAGCAAATTTAAAAGTAACTTATGTGTATACAGAGAAGTGGCTTTTCAAATACGCTGAGGATAACTTAACACAAATTTAAAAGGGACCgactccggtgtattttactgataggagaatttaatccataccgtCGATCGAACGGCTGTGATTAacttatactaccagtaatattaggtgtaatagaaatttgaagggggtaatatcatcatttttattgtgatctttattgcaaaaatacaaaatgacaaaatactgctaatcaagtaattaacaaagtacaaaatactatttttctaCTGATAGTATAACACTggcagtaaaatacaccggagagTTACCCAATTTAAAAACGAATcaaaggagagaagaaaggcTGAAAACGCTGCAGCATTCTGCGCAGCAACAAGGACGTGGCTACCCAGCCGGCCGGCGGTAGTGTGTTTGTGCTAACCAGCGACCCAACGGgcttgctaaaaaaatataaaaataaaatcccaCCTCTAACTGAAGACACGGtagaaaaaacagaggaaacaCAAACCAACAGAAAAACACGGAGACAAAAGGCAATACTATTTGCTAACGAATCCCCACCCTAAATCTTGCGCTCCTGACTTCCACAGCACCAGCCAGATTACACAGCTCCTGAAACCTAGCTCACGgcaaaaggtttttttttttttttttgtcaacaaATCAGTGAGTTGTTCAGCAGTACtcacgtatatatatagtttatgcCAATCTTCCCAGTTTCAACACAATCATGAATTTGGTGATACCATGTCTGAATATGCTTAGTAGGATCATGATGTACTGGGTTCTTCAGATGGGCAATGGCGGGCTTCTTGTTCACCTGCCGTCTCAGTTgcggaataattaactttttaccactcttagaaatgacgCTAACGTATTTACcaccgggcccacatgtcatagacacatgagaccccacgtgtcatagacagcgggtggcaaatatgttaggtgCCATTTTTagaagtggcaaaaagttaaatgcctcGATACCTTTCCTTCGTAGGAAGACAGCTCCACCACTTTCTGCTTATGAGATCGCCGAGTTAGGGCTGTAATCCGCCATGTAAGCAAAACTAGCTGATGTGTATAGCATtgaatgaagagagagattggaGTCGTCAACTCTGAGACGCCGGCTTCGGCCCGTGCTTCGAGAAAAAAGGTAGCGTGCAGGATCCTCTCCTCCTGACACATGCAATCGTTGCTGTATGAAATTCATTGTTTTATGTGCCTTGAATTCCTTGCAGACAACCTGTAGATAGCATGGCCGTATAagttgtttctttctctgtctATATACACCTTATAGTCAGTAGGTGTCTAATGGGTTGTACATGCCCTTATAAGACTCCGTGAGGGGAAAAACGGCACTTCAATCGTGCTCTTGGGATCGTCAACATTAATTCCGAGCCATATCTTTGTCACCGAACCCTATATGAATTTCAACCCATTTGACTCGCCATCTGTATGGCATAGGCCATGGTCTCGCCACGAGATGTGTGCTTCGTGGCTGCCAGATGATCTTCGCGGGGTCCTGCCATAAAGCAGCTCACACATCTAATGGAGAATGCTAGATCCGGCCCAGCGTTGACAGAGATATCGGAGAGCTCCACCAACGcttctaatatataattaccATGTAAACATCATGTCAATGCCACGTGGGACGGAGACCTAGTCAAACTAACTATGTAGGCGCCAAGTCAGCTAAAACTGTCTTCAAAACCGCCGAGGGACCTCTTTTACGCTGGTTTTAATAGTTTAGGAATTGGTTGTATTCGGTTTTGCAGTCCAAAGACGAAAAACGGACTGGACAAAAGTTGAGGGACTTATTCCATCTCCCGTTGCATCCACCACA
Encoded proteins:
- the LOC102710404 gene encoding uncharacterized protein LOC102710404, with protein sequence MAEVSSGAVSSLLGLLQKELQLLGRVGSDVEFIREEMESMNSFLEHLSATAHLAGGHDKQVRTWMKQVRDLAHDCSNCVDNYLRSGDLAFHLARGGLRPYAWWAYWLVKKAVDQHRAALRLRELRDRVSDVGKRRLRYGVEIPGKAAGGGASGSSTAAQTLPSSQGRGAPPAVVADEDDDDDNTQYQVAAAVAGSAPDPRRTALEPRTLEDFCAEKVATWVSKEAEQTQQQHSIPSIAIVAPDDADASASAAQAAFDWAATHFDRSVSIDLQALHYSWELPLLPRDILCNILLEYQCSHQGSTTATDEAKDGDRIRQKALEDRLSISDEIWEKADVVDVSDKIEQVMAKIEEVAGATAQLLDSKKQRSERSPAAAAAGGGISLDDPLGVLYQAMCLIAYDKMNPHMLEIPSDEIMQETAMLLEKHMKSVRPEPPIQLASAQYQHVLQKVFSQQPTQQQSDEANNSAAATTLGEDRIRQILKNHETTLDNHKATLGIIRELLLRRPQLPEGNGDSIDEQAGAGHVLLLDSDPGQNSSTDVDATRQEDQNPKDQIREKFAAATVEETKEKVMEMAWEIRGALRIKGIVDKIDVILESKRTLFILIDDGKYMSEWEEIRHALSLLACCANGSAVIVVTKNSDKAREFCSKPSEPINYSLVGLYHDILLKVTSRRRSNEGGGDNNSQIFREILDKCDPDEFCMRMFAHALYVNPNRSSEELRRLCASLQQVPKNNSLATHAANAKTIFKFSYRDLPREHKTCLLYLAIFPRGHSIRRSTLVERWAIEEVITREDWPTVVRHAKRCLEALVDRLLVLPVELSSTGKAKSCMVDGLVHEFISKIAGKEHILDARLSQLRARHFSTFSGLRLRASDSIDSVLQKLTKYLPKLRLLKLLDLQGCRCLRKSHLRDICSVILRLKYLSLRGTYADDLPREINNLTELEVLDIRQTKVPESATRSIILEKLRRLLAGGQIDPSTSREVDMPLCSAVQIPRKISKMENMEVLSNVMAYSKDGAELKVIRKLGQLRKLGVVLNNNREHLRNLLWAISDLKECLHSLSVSILPSADEGTTPPDEHLLDHDFHEQLTQPPKVLESLSIDGFTDIVELLTLFAQGSDELTKVTLRRTLLTKGNLIHIALLPKLSCVRLRYDAYKETNLTFGKKEFSHLKNLVVELVHRTDMIEFEKGATPELEKIVLFRTEIKKLRGVGALPNLKELELKENRLLVVEPEYGPISSDPAKLDQDGTASAETAIPKDGTTSREPTNEITKLTFKKEEFQHLKCFLIEGPIMQIVIQFDGGSAPELEKIVFYNTNIESLVGVSNLVKLREIDLKGNRTILSLFDSANHIAKVTLAHTHLKQADLQNLAKKPKLCWLVLLDNSYDDSQLTFNKDEFPFPKLKYLIVNCTSISSINFAKESACKLERMIWSFTELESLSGIDNLPELKEIELNGESVPDQVRSDTNAHDVKLINHKPQQRQDRAQEEEGAPQAKKKASIFSNFPKHGLCHLIP